The nucleotide window TCCGCCCACTTACTGGCCTCGGCATTCAACTCAGTCCGCCGTAATTTATACGCCTCCGCCTTCTTTATAATCTCCGATCTCCGTTCCTCAAGCTCCTCTAGCATCCCTAACTATATCTCTCCCGGTATTCTTTATAAATACTCGCTGATTTGTATCGCGGGGAATGCGTACGCATTCTTACCATCAAAGCAGTACCTCGCATCCTGATACCCGCTTCGTAATTCCTTCACGGCTTCTTGTATCTTCTCCACAGCAACGTTCTCCATCACCGCGCGTGCTATGAGCGACGCAACCTCTCCCATCTCCGATTCCTTCATGCCCAGCATCGTCAATTCCTGCACGCCCAGCCGGACGCCCGAGGGCCTGTCGGGATTTTTGTCCGTGGGCAGGAGGTTCTTATTGATAATGATATTGGCACGTTCCAGATGCTCTGCTACGGCCGCGCCACCGCCGAGCTTGAGTGCGTTGATGGCTATCTGATGCGATTCGGTGAAACCCTTATGCTCACAGAGCACCTCAAATCCCGCCTCGTAGAGTGCTCCTGCCAGAGCCTTCGCATTCGCCACCGTCTGCGCCGCGTATGCCTCGCCGAACTCCAGCATTTCGGCCAACGAGACCGCCAGACCGGCAACATGATGGAGATGATGGTTGCTCACCGTGCCGGGGAAAACGGCCCCGTCTATCCGCTGCTTGAGCTCCTCTTTACAGAGTATGAGTGCGCCCTGGGGGCCCGGGAAGGTCTTATGCGTGCTGCTCGCCACCACGTCCGCGCCTTCGCGCAGCGGATCCTGGAACTTTTTGCCCGCGATCAACCCGAACACGTGCGAGCCATCGTATACGATCCGTGCACCCAGCTCGTCTGCAGCTTCACGCGCCGCAGCAACGGGATGCGGGAAGAGGAAGAGGCTGGCACCAAAGAGTAAGAGCTTGGGCTTCTTCTCCCGTATCTTCTTCACCATCAGCTCGGTATCAATATTCATCTCGTGCGCATCAAAGGGGAAGGTGAACAGCTCGAGATCACGCATCCCCGGTATGGATACCTTCGAATGACTGATATGGCCGCCGTTCGGTACGGACAGGGCCATCATGCGGTCACGCGGCGCGGTCAGCGCAAAGAGTGCTGCGATATTCGCGGTCACTCCTGAGATCGGCTTCACGTTCACGTGCTCTGCAGCAAACAGTGCTCGCGCCAGGGTGATCGCCTTCTCCTCGATCTCATCGATGTACCGGCAGCCCTGATAAAATCGGCTGCCCACCTCACCCTCCGCGTATCGATGCGAGAGATCGGAGGCAAGCAGCATTCGTACGGTGTTACTCGTGACATTCTCGCTCGCAATGAGCGGTAGTGCAGTCGCGTAGAGTTCATGATGTTTCTTCACCGCCTCGATCACGCTTCTGATCTCTGCTCGCATATCGCCTGCCATCTTTCTCTCCTGGTTCCCCTTTCCCCGTTCTCGTAGCTATCCGATTATCTACTTACCGCTCCAGTAATATAGAGAGAACAGCCATTCGGACGGGAATACCGTAGAACGCCTGAGCGAAGTAACGCGCGTTCGTCGTCTCGTCCACGTCTGCTTCGATCTCGTCGAGCTTCGGGAGCGGATGCATGATCAACGCGCGGGGATTCTCTGCCAGCAATCCGGTGGTAATGCGGTACGTTCCCGCAACCTTATTATATTCCGTAGGATCGGGGAATCGCTCTCGCTGGATCCTCGTCATGTAGAGCACGTCCACTTCATTGATCACCTCGCGCAGATCCGTGGATTCATAGATCTCGACGCCCGCTTCGATCAAATCCATCTTGATCTCCTCAGGCATGCGCAGCGCCTCGGGTGAGATGAAGAAGAGCTTCGCGCCGTACAGTGACAACGCATAGGCCAGTGAATGAACCGTCCGCCCGTATTTGAGGTCGCCGATCAGGGCGATCCTGAGCGAGTCCAGCAACTGCTCCTGCTGTATCGTGTAGAGATCAAGCAGTGTCTGGGTGGGATGATGGCCGGCACCGTCGCCCGCGTTGATGATCGGCACGGTCGAGAACGAGGTGGCCATTCGTGATGCACCCTCTTTCGGATGCCGGAGTGCGATGATGTCGCAGTAGCTTGAGACGATTCGTATCGTGTCGACCAGATTCTCGCCCTTCGCCGCTGAGGTGGTCTCTGGTGACGAGACGTTGATAACCTCACCCCCCAGCCGCTTCATCGCCACCTCAAATGAGAGCCGCGTTCGCGTGCTGGGCTCATAAAAGAGGTTGGCAAGGATCTTCCCGGCCAGTAAGTCACACGTCTTCGAGCCCCGTGCGTAGAGCTCCAGCTCAGCTGCACGATACAGGATGTAATCGATCTCTTCTTTGGTGAAGTCGCGTGTGGAAATAATATGCTTTCTCGCGAACATCGCGTCTGAGAGATTGTAAGCTGCTGCGGGTATAAGAATCTACCCACCGCGAGAACCAGCAACGATCAGGAGAAAAAATAGAAAGAAAGAAAAAAAGACGGCGTTTAAAGAGCGCACACACCAGGATGAACTCGTTTTCGCCCTCTCACTTCGTTTTCATGGTTATCTCGAGCGACGAGACGTTTGCTTTATCTCCACCTTCGCCCACGAGCTGCTCTGTTCCGATTTTTATGTCCTTCACTTCTACACCCGGCATGAACTTGTTCCGAACTACTTCCGCTGTGTCTACCGCCCTCGAGATCGCTCGTCCTCGTGCCTTGATCAAGACCTCATCAAAGCCGTTGTTGAACTGCGTTACGACTGCCAGGACATAACTCATCACAGACTTATTCCCGATATATATCACGTTGTCTTCTCCAGGCATTTTTTGGTTCACCTGTGTGATAGAAGGAGGAGGTATATTTAAAGGTTTACCCTTCCCCGCACTGCGCAAGCGAGAGGTGCGGCGAGCGTGGCGTTTTTCTTACCCGCCGTGCCTTTCTCTTATACAGGAACGATGCGAGCGGTGGTCTTTGAGCCCTTCTCGGGCGCGGCCGGCGATATGATCCTCGGTAGTCTGCTGGCGTTGGGGGTCAAGGAATCGAAGATAGCGGACGCTATTTCAGCCTTCAAGCTCGCCCTGGAGGTGACTGAGGTGGAGAAGCGCGGTATCATGGCGAAACAGGTTGCCTTCCTCGCGACCCGGGCCGCGGCTGAGCGATCATGCAGTCATCGTTCGTATACCGATATGCGGCAAGCGCTCGAACAGAGTGGACTGCCTGAGCTGATCATTCAGCACGCACTGAGTGTCTTTGAGCGAATCGCACAAGCAGAGGCGATCGTGCACGGCGTTCCCAGGGAGAAGCTCACGTTTCACGAGCTTGGTGCACGGGATACGCTGGGCGATCTGGTGGGCAACGCCGTGGCCATCCATGAACTGAACCCGGACACCATTCTCAGCACGCCGATTTCGCTCGGCTCGGGCTTCGTGCAGATCGAGCATGGGTGCTTCCCTGTTCCTGCACCGGCGACACTCGAGATCCTGAGAAATACCGCATTGCTGTATCGTGGTGGGCCGGCGGTGATCGACGCGGAGCTCTCGACGCCGACGGGCGCAGCACTGCTCGCGCAGTTCGTGGAGCGATCTGAGCCGGCATTCCCGCAGCTGCGGATCGAGAAGATCGGCTATGGCGCAGGAACGCAGGACCTGCCCGTTCCGAACGTCCTACGCGCAAGCCTCGGAACCCTCACCGAGCTGTCACGCGACCTGATCGAGGTGCTGGAGACGAACGTGGATACCCTGACGGGCGAGATGGTAGGTAACCTGATCGAGGTGCTCATGGCTGAGGGCGCGCGCGACGTGGCCGTAGCACCGGTGCTCATGAAGAAGGGCAGGACGGGCTATCTCATCACGGTGATCACCACGCCACAGGATGCAGCTCGCATTGCTCAACGGCTGATGGTGGAGACCGGTACGCTGGGAGTACGTGTCATGCAGGTGAAGCATCGCTTCGTGGCGGATCGCGAATCGGCACGGGTGACGGTGAGACTCAAGGGCATGGAGCGTGAAGTAGGCGTGAAAATCGGCCGGGATGCCACGGGGAAGGTGCTCACGGTGGCCGCGGAGTTCGAAGATGCGAAGCGGGTGGCGCGCGAGCTGAACATGCCGCTGAAGGCAGTTCTGAAGGCCGTGGAAGGTACCTTTTTCTACACATAAGACAAAGGCACTCTTAGTGGTGGATGGGGTCGTCTTCTTCGCTCGGGAGAACATTTGTGCGGAGGTTGCCGAGAGGACAAAGGCG belongs to Methanomicrobia archaeon and includes:
- a CDS encoding serine hydroxymethyltransferase codes for the protein MRAEIRSVIEAVKKHHELYATALPLIASENVTSNTVRMLLASDLSHRYAEGEVGSRFYQGCRYIDEIEEKAITLARALFAAEHVNVKPISGVTANIAALFALTAPRDRMMALSVPNGGHISHSKVSIPGMRDLELFTFPFDAHEMNIDTELMVKKIREKKPKLLLFGASLFLFPHPVAAAREAADELGARIVYDGSHVFGLIAGKKFQDPLREGADVVASSTHKTFPGPQGALILCKEELKQRIDGAVFPGTVSNHHLHHVAGLAVSLAEMLEFGEAYAAQTVANAKALAGALYEAGFEVLCEHKGFTESHQIAINALKLGGGAAVAEHLERANIIINKNLLPTDKNPDRPSGVRLGVQELTMLGMKESEMGEVASLIARAVMENVAVEKIQEAVKELRSGYQDARYCFDGKNAYAFPAIQISEYL
- the pyrB gene encoding aspartate carbamoyltransferase, whose amino-acid sequence is MFARKHIISTRDFTKEEIDYILYRAAELELYARGSKTCDLLAGKILANLFYEPSTRTRLSFEVAMKRLGGEVINVSSPETTSAAKGENLVDTIRIVSSYCDIIALRHPKEGASRMATSFSTVPIINAGDGAGHHPTQTLLDLYTIQQEQLLDSLRIALIGDLKYGRTVHSLAYALSLYGAKLFFISPEALRMPEEIKMDLIEAGVEIYESTDLREVINEVDVLYMTRIQRERFPDPTEYNKVAGTYRITTGLLAENPRALIMHPLPKLDEIEADVDETTNARYFAQAFYGIPVRMAVLSILLER
- the albA gene encoding DNA-binding protein Alba, translating into MPGEDNVIYIGNKSVMSYVLAVVTQFNNGFDEVLIKARGRAISRAVDTAEVVRNKFMPGVEVKDIKIGTEQLVGEGGDKANVSSLEITMKTK
- the larC gene encoding nickel pincer cofactor biosynthesis protein LarC; translated protein: MRAVVFEPFSGAAGDMILGSLLALGVKESKIADAISAFKLALEVTEVEKRGIMAKQVAFLATRAAAERSCSHRSYTDMRQALEQSGLPELIIQHALSVFERIAQAEAIVHGVPREKLTFHELGARDTLGDLVGNAVAIHELNPDTILSTPISLGSGFVQIEHGCFPVPAPATLEILRNTALLYRGGPAVIDAELSTPTGAALLAQFVERSEPAFPQLRIEKIGYGAGTQDLPVPNVLRASLGTLTELSRDLIEVLETNVDTLTGEMVGNLIEVLMAEGARDVAVAPVLMKKGRTGYLITVITTPQDAARIAQRLMVETGTLGVRVMQVKHRFVADRESARVTVRLKGMEREVGVKIGRDATGKVLTVAAEFEDAKRVARELNMPLKAVLKAVEGTFFYT